TAATCCAACTATTGTTTATACAAAAAGATACGATAGACTTGACAATTTTTGGTTTACTATAGCGCATGAAATAGGACATATTTTATTGCATGTAAAAAACAAAAATGATGTTTTTATTGATAATTTGAATGATGAATCTAATTTAGATGTTGAAAAAGAAGCTAATGATTTTGCTGCCAGTATTCTTAAGACAAAATTGATATTAGATTATTTTGAAGATATCAGACATTATATTTCAGCTTATAGAGTTGATGCTGCCACAAGAGAATTAAATCTTAATCCTTCAGTAATTGTTGGTATACTTAAATACTACAAATACCTTACATATAATAGATTAAACGATTATAAAGAAACAATTGCAGATAAAATTCCAAAAAAATATTTTGTCGAGAATTAAATTTAAGTGAGTAATAAAAGTAAATTCCCTCCCTTTTCGATTTTAGTCAAACTTGGTGATGCCAGTGAGAAGTAATAAGGTGTTAAATAAGGCATAAAATACATAAAATTTAGATAGAACTTCCATTTGATGCGAAGGTGAGCTTGGCAAGTTCTATAATTTATTTGGTTCTGAGTATGAAAAATTTTTACAAGAAATAAATAGCGAATTAGCAGCTTAAATATTATTAAGTTTGGGAGATGAAATGGAAATAAATTTAACACAAATAATAATAGCTCTTATTAGCCTTTTTACAATGGGTTTAGTTATTAAAACAGTAATAAAAAAAAATCAAAATAAAGTAAAACAGAAAAATATTCATGCAAAAGGAGATGTTGCTGGTAGAGATATTAAAAAATGAATAAAGTTACTCAAAAAGAAATAAATACTGGCGGTCATGTTGCTGGTAGGGATATAAACATTTTTAACGAAAGTGAAAAAAGAGCTAGTTATTTATGTAAGTTAATGCAGAAATTCAAAAAAGAAAGAGATGATAATATTCTTGTTGATAAGATTATTGACGAATTAATGCATTATAAAGAAGCAGTTGATAGAAATGAAATTATTGGGCTTAATGAAAAACTAAAAAGAGGTAACCGCGAAGATCTACTTGAAGATGCTTTAATTATGAAAGAAAAGTTTGCAAAGAAACTGTTAAAATATGAACTCTTTGAATCTGCGCAAGAAATTTATGCAACTCTTTTAGCACATGTTAATTATAACTTTAAAACTTTTATACTACCCAAAATTCAAGAAAATAAATTAAGTAAAGCTGAAATAAATCAGCTGATTGATTCAAAAGTGATTCAGCCATTATTTGATGAACTTGATGAAAATTATCTTAGAATTTACAAGGATGAAATAAATGGAATGTTATATTTTTTAACAGGTAATTGTCATATAAAATGGGAATGAAATGTTAATTTATAATCCAGTTTTCGATCTTTTTCATTGTACTTTTAGAATGCTACAGATTCTTGAAAAGAAAAAGGATGAAATTCAAATTGAAAAGTTAAGAATTTTTGATTTTTACTTAGCATTCCCAAATGAAATAGGAAGAATTAGATTACCAAAGGATATTGGTCATTTGAGGAGAAATTTAATTGGCACATACAATCCTTATGAAATTATAATTGACAGCACAAAAATTTTTTTGAAAATGAAACCTTATCAATTAAGCGCAATAAATTTTTTAAATTCTTTGAATTTAATCCAATCAGATTCTTTAATGGACAATTTAGTTAAGCGAAATGATAGAAAATTACCAGGAGTGTTAAAAGAGCAAATTGAATTAAGAAATAAAGAGAATGAGTTGGTTATTAATACAATTACACAAGTACTAAATAAAATTTCACTTAATGGTCACGACGGATTAAAAGCACGTACAAAATTGATGGAATACAAATATGATGTATTATAAACCATATCTAAAATTACAACGGTTAGTTGTTATTGGCCAAAATGGACAAATTGGTTTTGATGAGAAATTTATGTCAAAACTAAATATTATTAGAGGAACAAATAGTTCTGGAAAATCCACCATATCTAATTTTATATTCTATGTTTTAGGTGGTGATTTTAATAATTGGACTACAGAAGCTAGCAAAGCAGACTCTGTAATAGCTGAAATTTCTGTAAATGATTCAATTTTTACACTTAGGCGTTTAGTTACCCAAAATTCACAGCAACCGATGTATGTTTATTGGGGAAAATATGAAGATTCTAATTCATCTGAGGGTTGGCAAATATTCCCATATCGTCAAACTGATAACCAGAGAAGTTTTTCGAATATTTTATTTTCAACTTTAAATATGCCTGAACTTAAAAATGACAATGAAAGTAACATTACACTTAATCAAATTTTGAGACTTATTTATATTGATCAAAAAAGTCCAACTTTATCTTTGTTCAAGCATGAAGATTTTGATTCACCATTAACAAGGAAAGCAATAACTGAATTATTATTTGGTATATATGACAATGATTTATATAACGATAGACTTTCTCTAAGAGACTTAAATAGAACTTTTGATGATAAAAAAAAGGAAACGCATGGTATTTTACAAATATATGCTGAACTTGGTAATAAAATAGATATTAATGAAATTGAGATGGATATTCAAAAAGCGGAGGAAGAATTAAAAGATGTTCAGAATAAATTAAAGGAAATAAAAGAAAAAGAACATGTGGTTTTAGATAGTCGAAAAAAATTAGTTTATACTAAGTTAAAATATGAAATTATTAATGAAAAACATGCTTATTCACAAATTCTTGAGGACATTAAAAAATATGAATATGATATTGAAGATTCAAATTATTTTATTGAGTCACTTATTAAGAGAAAAAAGTCTTTGGATGATTCGTCTTTAATAAGAGAAAATCTTGGATATCTTAAAATAACACATTGCCCAAACTGTTTATCTCCATTAGAAGATAGCTCTATTAATGATATTTGTTTTTTATGTAAAAACCCAATTAATAAAAATGAAGAACAATCAACTCTTTCCCGAATGGGAATTGAATTAGAAAATCAAATAAAAGAATCAAAGAAATTACTTGAAGAAAAAAAAGAAAAATTAAAAGGATTGAATTTAAAAACTGCAACGATCATTGAAAATATAAAAAGATATCAAAGAAATATTGATGAAATTCTTGAGGAAGTTAGAAGCACAAGGGACAGTGAAACTGAATCTTTGTATGTTAAAAAAGGTCAATTAGAAGCACAAATCCAATTTCTTGGAAAAGAATTGAACGCATCAAACCAGTTAAAATTACTAAAAGAAGAGTTATTAAAATTAGAAAAAGAAATTAACTTAATAAAAGATAAAATTTTACTCGCAGAAAGAAAACAAAACGAAAGATATGGTAAAAGTCTTGCAACAATTGAAAAATATACATTATTGATCTTGAAAAAAGATCTTGAAAGACAAGATGAATTTAAATATGGTCTAAATGTCGAACTTAGTCCTACAAAAGATACTTTTACACTTGATGGTAAGAATAACTTTTCAGAAAGCTCAAATACTTTATTAAAAAATGCTGTACGTTTCGGAATTTTCTTTGCCTCACTTGAATTAGATTTTTTCAGATATCCCAGATTTATAATTTGTGATAATACCGAAGATAAAGGTATGGAAGAAATAAGAAGTCAGAGGTTTCAAGAAAATATTCTTGAATTATCAAGCAAGTTTGATGTTGAGCATCAAATTATACTAACTACATCAATGATATCATCTGATATGAATAATGACGAATTATGTATTGGAGAAGAATACTCTGTAAATAATAAAACTCTTAAATTTAATGACTAAAACCCTCCCTCCCAACTGGTCTCTGATTAAGCTTGGTGAAATTAGTGCTAAAATTCATTATGATTATACAGCATCTTCAAATATTACAAAAGTTGGTCTTAAACTATTGAGAATTACAGATATCCAAAATGGAAATGTAAATTGGGAAATTGTTCTTTTTTGTGAAATTGAATATGATGAATTGAATAAGTATTTATTAAAAGACAATGATATTGTTTTTGCTCGTACAGGGGCGACTGTTGGGAAGAGTTTTTTAATAAAAGGAAAAATTCCAGCTTCTGTTTTTGCATCATATTTAATTCGAGTTCAATTGAAGGACAATACTTGCTCCAATTATATTTATCTTTTCTTTCAGTCAAATAATTACTGGATTCAAATCAAAAAAGTTCAGCAGGTATTGGTCAACCAAATGTTAATGCAAAAAAACTTGTAATTTGGAAATCCCACTCCCCCCACTTCCAGAGAAAAAAAATTGTTGAGAAAATTGAAAAACTTTTTAGTCAGCCAGAAATCAGAGTTGCTTCACTCAAAAAAGCAATTGAGCGAATAAACTATACCGCCGTAGGTTTAGGTATATAGAGAATCAGTATGCCAAAGGTTAAAAATAAAAAAAAAAGATGTATTACCTGAAGGTGTAAAATAAAACATTTTTTGTTACCGATAATAGAGTTAGTTATTTTTAGAATCAAAACTAAAAAAAATATTATATGTACTATAGAAGAAAAATACTGCTAGCACTTTTGGATGTTTTCGATTCTAATTAGGAAAAATAGATTTACAGAAATTATTATTTTTATTTACTAGAGAGCAACCAGAACCTTCTTTTCATTTTGTGCCTTATAAATACGGTACATTTTCCTTTCAGACAAATGCTGATTTAAACACAATGATTAAGTATAATCAAATTGATGCTAAAAATAAAGCTTGGATTAAAATTGACAAGAAGAATTATCTTAAGGAGATTAAAAATCAAGATAGAATTACAATAATAAATTTGTTTGAAAAATTTAAAAATTATAACACGGATGATTTAATTAAATATACATAGGTAAATTATCCTTATTATGCAATTAAAAGTACAATTGCTGAAGATAGATTGAGTAAAAAAGAAATTGAAAAAGTAAAATCAGTAACTCCTAATTCTAGTATTAAAAAACTTTATACAATTGGGTACGAAGGTTTAACTTCAGAAGAATATTTTAATAAACTGATTGGACTGGATGTAAAAGTTTTATGTGATGTAAGAAATTTTCCGCGAAGTATGAAATATGGATTTTCTAAAAATCAGTTAAAAAATGCATGTGAAAATTTGGGACTAAAATATGTACATCTTCCGGAATTGGGAATTGTATCTGATAAAAGAAAAGAATTGAATACGCAATTAGATTATGATATGCTTTTTGAGGAATATAATAAAACTACATTAAAATCGAATTTGGAAGACCAACAATTTATACTTAATCTTCTGGATAAATATAAACGAGTTGCATTAACTTGTTCTGAAAAAAATACACATCAATGCCATCGAATCCCATTAGCAATGTCGATAAAAGATTTGTCAACGAGTAAACTTTCTGTTCAAAATATATACTGGCAATTAAGAAAATTCTTATTACTGTTAAAACATATCCAACTTTATCAAGAAGATATGATGAATTAGTATTTACTGCAGGTGTTCTTGAAGACGGGACCTGGATAAGATTATATCCGATACCGTTTAGAAAATTAGATTACATATTTCAATATAAAAAATATGATTGGATAGAAATTGATATTATAAAAAATAAAAGTGATTGCAGACCAGAAAGTTTTAGACCAGTTACTGAAGATTCACCAATTAAAATTATTAAAAATATTGGAACCGAAAATAATTGGTTTGAAAGAAAATATTTAGTTCTACAAAATAAAGTATATACTAACCTCACAGAATTGATAAAAGATGCGAAAGATCGTAATAAAGTAGTTTCTCTGGCAACATTTAAACCAACTATAGTACATGATTTTATAATTCAAAAAGATACTAATGATTGGGATACTCAAAAAAAAGAAGCATTATCTCAAATGAATTTATTTGAGAAAAAAAACCAAAATTTTCAAATTGTTAGAAAACTACCATATAAATTTTCTTATAAATTTGAAGATGATTCCGGTAAGATTAGCAAACTAATGATAGAAGATTGGGAGACAGGTGCATTATATTGGAAAATGTTAATTAAATATAAAAATGAAAAAATTGCAAGTGAGAAAGTAAAAGAAAAATACTTCGATGATTTTGCAAAAACAAAAGACCTTCTCTTTTTCTTAGGAACAACAAAATTAAATCAGTTTAGAGCGCCAAATCCATTTATTATTATCGGAACTTTTCATCCAAAGAAAGAAGAAAAAAATTTGTTTGAATGATTGTAATGATTTTATGTGTCTTCTTATTTGAGTATTATTTTTTATACAAATAAGAAATAAAGGTTTCCGAAATATTCAATTTGTCATTGCAGTGCAGACCTACCCGAAGCAGAATGGTAGTACTCTATTAGATTTTCTCTGGATTCCCACTCCTGCTTACCGCAGGCAAGTCCGTGGGAATAACAGTTTGTAAAAAAATTTTCAGAAGTCTCAAATAATTACTTCCTACAAATTATTTAATACAAGTGAACTGACTTTTGGTATAATTTGATTTTTTTTAATCAAATCAGTAGTTCTACTGATTTAATGGCGATTTTTTTGTAGTATATTACTTTTTGAAAGAGAATGGAAATATTTACGAAAGAGAAGAAATAAAAATTAAAAAAAAATCATTGGAGGATTTATGAAATTTCATGTTTACAAAGATAGCAGAGCAGAATGGCGTTGGAACTTAAGAGCTTCAAATGGTAAAATTATTGCAACTTCCGGAGAAGGTTATAATAATAAATTAGATTGTTTGCATGCTATTGATTTAATTAAAAAATATGCACCAACAGCAGTAGTTGTTGAAGATTGATTTAATAATTGCTTTTAGTATTGAATAATGAATTTTATTATCAAGATAGAATTCAGTAAATAAACTATTTTTCAACAAAGGATAACTAAAGGTTAACTGTTAAATGCTACCAACTTTTGTAGGTTTATTTTTGATTGCGTTACTTTTATTTGCCCATTATTCAGTAACCAATAAAAAGAAATCGCTAAAATTGGATATTGATGAGGATTTACCTTTTCCTGCCGCAGGTCAAGGTAGTTCAATTTTTTCATTAACTGCATTGTTCGGTGCATATTTAGCGATCTTATTTGTTGTAGGAATATTAGCGGTTTTAGGACTTGTTGTAGGAACTATTTTAGGACTTTCTTTAATCAGGTACCGATCTATAAAGTATAAAGAAAATTCATTCCAAAAATTTCTTTTTGAACATTTTAATACTAAAGACAAATCGAATGTGATCTTTATTAGTCTCATTGCGATCACACAAATACTTTTTGCAACTTCAGAATTACTATTATTGAAAGGTGTCCTATCAATAGGTTTTCAAATTTCTTCTAACTATGCAGCAGTAATTTCCGTTCTTTTAGGCATGATAGTTTATTTTTATAGTTTAACAGGTGGATACCTAACTGTCTTTCGGACAGATATTGTTCAATTTATTGCAATTATTTCGATGTGTCTTGTAATTATTTTTCACGTTATTGTTTCCCCACCTATGGTTTTTTCTTTCAAATCCTTAAATATTCTTTCATTAAGCTGGTCACTCGGCATAACGAATTCTTTTATTGTTTATATATTTCAAATTTTTTGGGGCTTCATAATGGGATTTTCTTTTATAATAGCTAGCCCTGATACCTGGAAGAGAGTCTTTATTTCAGTAAAAAGTAGACATAAAAATCAATTTCTGATGTTAGTACTTGCGGGTGTATTACCATTTGTTGTACTATTACCATTAAAATTTTATTACGACCCAGGAAATATTCTTAGCGTTGCTAGTCTAAAATTTCTTATATCAACGATAATTAATGAGAATCAGTTATATCTGTCTATTGTACTTGTTGGAGTAATCTCAAGTTTTATGTCATCATTTGACAGTTCACTAATTACTTCAGTTCATTTATTTGCAATCAATGAGACAAAGTCTAGTACTTTATCACAGGTTGAGGATAAAAAAATATTTATAAAATACATGGGAATTAATTTTTTACTCATAAACCTTATGTTCATTGTCATTCCAGGTCTGAGTATTAAAAATTTATATTTCCTTCCCAATTTATTAATCGGAGCATATGCAATTATTGGGGGTTATTTAACTGGGACAAGGGGATTACTTAGCAAACTACCATTAAAAAGCTTACTTGTAGTAATAATTATTGGATTAGTTTCATGGTTTATTTATTTAGTAAGTATTCCTAATATTATAGAATATCCGCAAGTGAATCAAATAGAAACCGTACCTTATGGGATTTTACTTTTTATTATTATTGTCAGTTATTCATTTTTTTTTTCTAAAAAAGATGAAAGTATTAAAAATAGCTGAGAGTATTTTATGTCAATTACACTAGAAACATTAATCAACATAATACAAAGAATTCGGGAGTTAAGTCCTCCTAAAAGATGGTCTTTTTTTTCTTATTTCTTACTACCAATTTTTATTTTTCTTTATTGGATACCTACTACGGGAATATCAAATTTGTTGAGTGCAAATAATGATCAATTAATAGCGTATCCCCTTATTACCACAATTAATAATAATGGTTTAATAAAATCACAAGATGGTATTTTATTCTTAGTTGACAATTTTCAGTCAGAATTTGCTATTCCCACAAATAATGACTCCAATAAGATATGGACTTCATTAAGTAAAGATGCTCTCGATTTAAATAAGAATAAGTTTTTTATTGACAATAATTACCTAAAAGTTTCTTCTAATATTTTAGGTGAAATGAGTCCTTATGCAGTCATTATTAATGGAGTGAGGCCTAATACAGTGGTTTTACCAAGAGAAAAGAAAAATATTGAAGATTTTTACCCTACTTCAGTAGAAAGTAAATCCGTTTTACTATGGATT
The nucleotide sequence above comes from Ignavibacteriota bacterium. Encoded proteins:
- a CDS encoding restriction endonuclease subunit S, whose product is MTKTLPPNWSLIKLGEISAKIHYDYTASSNITKVGLKLLRITDIQNGNVNWEIVLFCEIEYDELNKYLLKDNDIVFARTGATVGKSFLIKGKIPASVFASYLIRVQLKDNTCSNYIYLFFQSNNYWIQIKKVQQVLVNQMLMQKNL
- a CDS encoding DUF1508 domain-containing protein, with translation MKFHVYKDSRAEWRWNLRASNGKIIATSGEGYNNKLDCLHAIDLIKKYAPTAVVVED
- a CDS encoding AAA family ATPase, with product MMYYKPYLKLQRLVVIGQNGQIGFDEKFMSKLNIIRGTNSSGKSTISNFIFYVLGGDFNNWTTEASKADSVIAEISVNDSIFTLRRLVTQNSQQPMYVYWGKYEDSNSSEGWQIFPYRQTDNQRSFSNILFSTLNMPELKNDNESNITLNQILRLIYIDQKSPTLSLFKHEDFDSPLTRKAITELLFGIYDNDLYNDRLSLRDLNRTFDDKKKETHGILQIYAELGNKIDINEIEMDIQKAEEELKDVQNKLKEIKEKEHVVLDSRKKLVYTKLKYEIINEKHAYSQILEDIKKYEYDIEDSNYFIESLIKRKKSLDDSSLIRENLGYLKITHCPNCLSPLEDSSINDICFLCKNPINKNEEQSTLSRMGIELENQIKESKKLLEEKKEKLKGLNLKTATIIENIKRYQRNIDEILEEVRSTRDSETESLYVKKGQLEAQIQFLGKELNASNQLKLLKEELLKLEKEINLIKDKILLAERKQNERYGKSLATIEKYTLLILKKDLERQDEFKYGLNVELSPTKDTFTLDGKNNFSESSNTLLKNAVRFGIFFASLELDFFRYPRFIICDNTEDKGMEEIRSQRFQENILELSSKFDVEHQIILTTSMISSDMNNDELCIGEEYSVNNKTLKFND